DNA from Ignatzschineria indica:
GGAAAATGTAGATGCTGTGGGCGCCACTATTCATCCTGCAGAATAATTGAGGTGATCATGAGAGCACTATTAGAGGGAAAAAAGATCGTCATTACAGGAGCGGCACGCGGGTTAGGGTATGACTTTACTCGCGCGGCTCTAGAGGCTGGCGCTACAGTACTAATGGTCGATATTTTAGAGGATCATTTAAAAGAGCGAGCAGAATCGCTTCAAGCTGAAGGATTGCCGGCATCCTATATTGTGGCAGATTTAAGTTTGCCTGAAGCTATCGATAAGGTTGCTGAGGAAGTTGAGCAAGCATGGTCCTATGTGGATGGTTTAATTAATTGTGCGGCGCTAGCTACAGGTGTTGGAGGCGTCGATATGATGAATTATGATCCTGATCTATGGGATCGAGTCATGACTATTAATGTGAAAGGAACATGGTTGATGACACAGGCGATGGTTCCTTTTCTTAAGAGATCGGACCAGGGTCGCGTGGTGAATATCGCTTCCGATACGGCTCTTTGGGGAGCACCTAAATTGATGGCTTATACCGCAAGTAAAGGGGCTATCTTGGCGATGACACGCTCTATGGCTCGTGAATTGGGAGAGTTTAATATCACCGTCAACAGCCTCTCTCCAGGCTTAACATTAGTTGAAGCGACGGCATATGTGCCGGCAGAGCGCCACTCTCTCTACGTCAATGGAAGAGCAATTCAACGGGAACAGTTACCGGAAGATGTTAGTGGAACCGCACTCTATCTTCTCTCTGATCTTGCCTCTTTTGTGACAGGGCAAAATATTCCCGTCAATGGTGGGTTTGTCTTCAATTAAATGTTGCATCGAGACTCATGAGATTCACGAGATTCATGAGATTAGCTGGATTAACGGGATTAATCAGCGTCAGAAGTTTCAGCTAGGAGTTTAAGTATGTTAAATGGAATTAAAACATTAAAGTTTGGTGTTGAGGATATCGCAAAGTCGAAACAATATCTTGCAGACTTCGGCCTTAAAGAGGTAGAGAGTGATATTGAGAGGGCAGCGAAATATCAATTAGGCAATGGTAGCTCAATCTATGTTTTTGCTATTGATGATGAGCGCTTACCGCCGGCATTTGAAGCAGGGTCCACATTAAGAGAGGTGACTTGGGCGGTAAATCGTTATCAAGATATTGAGCTTCTAGCAGAGAGACTTCAGTCAGAGCCGGGATATCATTTTGCCGATGGTGTTGTTCAGTGTCAGGATCCTAATGGTATGACGCTCCGTTTTGAGGAGTTCGTTCTAAAAGCAGATTTAGAGGCGACAAGTCTACCAATCAATCAGTTTGGCAGAATCAATCGGGTCAATGCGCCTAGTCCTGTTTATGAAAAAGCAGATCCTGTTGCCATTGGGCATGTGGTCTTCTTTACCCCAGATTTAGAAAAGACGCAGAAGTTTTATGAAGAGAAGTTAGGCTTCTATCTTTCAGATGCCTATCGTGGGCGTGGCGCCTTTATGCGTTGTGCAGCAGAAGGTTGGCACCATGATCTCTTCTTATTGAAACTGCCACAACGTGAAACAACGGGGCTCAATCATGTTGCCTTTGTAGTGCGAGATATTCATGAGGTGATTGGTGGGGGGCTCAATATGAATCGACTCAAATGGGATTCCTTTATCGGTCCTGGTCGTCATCCTGTCTCATCGGCTTACTTTTGGTATGTTCATTCACCTTTAGGTGGCGCTTTTGAGTATTACACCAATGATGATTATGTGACGCCGGCATGGACCCCCCGAGTCTATGATTATGCGCTTGAGCTCTTTACGGAGTGGGCGATTGAGGGTGGCTTGGATCATGAAACACGACGCCAAGTCAAAGAATCTTAAAGCGTCACTATTGTTTCATGTGAAACCTGCTATCAAAATAGAAAAAAAGAGGGAGAGAAGATGGAGAGAGTGGTTATTATTGGGGGTGGACAGGCATCTGCTTGGGCTGCTTATACCTTAAGAGAAGAGGGCTTTGAGGGTGAGATTGCCGTGATTTCAGATGAATCACAACTCTTTTATGAAAGACCACCATTATCGAAGCAGGTATTGCTTGGAGAGATGGATCATCAAAATCTCCATTTCTTCCCACCAGAGAAGATTGCGGCGCTCAATTTGATACTCTACGGACCCCTCTCTGCTACCAAAATCGATCGTGATAAAAAGGTGGTCACACTCTCAGATGGTTCATCGCTTCTTTACGATAAGCTTCTGATTGCGACCGGCAGTCAAGCACGAGTTCCTGTTGATGCCTGGCGATCTCTACCTAATCTCTTCACACTGCGCACAGTTGAGGATAGTTTAGCATTGCAGCGCGCTCTCCCATCGATTAAGTCACTTGCAATTATTGGTGGCGGTTGGATCGGTTTAGAGATTGCAGCCTCATTACGGCAGCAGGGGTGTGCTGTCACACTATTGGAGTTAGGTGAGCGTCTCTGTGCTAGAAGTGTCTCTGTCGAGGTCTCTGATTTTATTGAGTCGCTTCATCAAGAAGAGGGTATTGAACTCTGTTTTGAGTGTGGGACCCTCGATATTGTGGAAGAGAATGGGGCGTTAACGATTATTCAAAATGGGAGAAAATGGCGCAGCTTTGATGCAGTCGTTGTTGGAGCAGGGGCGCATATCAATAAAGAGCTCGCTGTTGAGGCAGGATTAGATGTGCGTGACGGTATTGTTGTAGATCATTATTGCCAGACATCTGACCCCCATATTTATGCCGCAGGAGATGTCGCTATTCACCCAGATTTAGGTTTCTCTGTTCAATCTTGGGCAAATGCACAGCATCAAGGGGTAATTGCCGCAAAAGCGATGTTAGGGGCAGAGAAGGCGACACCTTACCGTGAAACGCCTTGGCTCTGGTCAGATCAATATGATTGCAATATTCAGATTTTAGGGACGCCGGTCGGACTTGATCGTACTGAGGTAGTGATCCGTGATAGCGCGCCACGTCAAAAGAGCTTCTTCTACCTTACGCCTGAGGGAAAATTGCAATATTTAGTTTCGATTAATGATGCCCGAGTTGTACAGATTGCAAAGCGATGGATCAAGGCTGATAGAACTTTAGAAGCGGTAGAGATTGGTGATCCTGCTTTTAATGTGATGAAGCTCCGTTAATTGATGAAGCTAAATTCGATAGGGGCTTCGATAGGGGCGATTTATCAGAATGGGTTGATCAGAATGAATTGGTAGAAGCTCAAGCATGCAAGCGAGAAGGCTATCGCTCTAAAGTAGGAGTGCAGAGAAACAGGCGAGAAACAGGCGAGAAATAGGGGAGAGAGGGTCTCCATAAGATAGAAGTCAGTGTCGAAATAGAATAGAAAAAGCAATAGAAAAAACAATAGAGAATCAGAATAAAAATAGCAAAAAAGAGCAACCACCGAAGCGTAATAAGTCGACAGTGTAAAAGATCGACTCTCATCAAGAGTACGCATTGAGATATCTACTAGGAGGAAATTTATGAAAGAAGCGCTAGCTGAAAGGCTACCTTTTGTGCCCAAAAATTTAATAGTGCATTGGACGCCGGCAACAGTCTTAATGATCTGCGTTGTCTTAGCCTTTTTTGACAAGATAAGCATTGCTGTACTCTTTTCTGATCCCGCTTTTCAAGAGACGATGGGTGTTGTTGAAGATAAGAGCAGGCTCGGTTGGTTGATGACAAGCTTCCTTCTCTCTTATGGTTTCTCCTCCGTATTTTTAAGTTTTTTAGGAGATCTATTTAGCCCTAAAAAATTAATTTTCTGGTCTGTTTTGAGCTGGGGCATCTTGATGCTCATTATGGGATTTACAACGACTTATGAAGGGATGCTGATCAATCGGATCTTATTAGGGATTGCAGAAGGACCTCTCTTTGCACTCTGCTATAGCATCGTAAAGCTCTGTTATAGCGATAAAGAGCAGGCGCGTGCCTCTACAATGTTTATTTTAGGTACCCCTATTGGTGCGGCGTTAGGATTTCCGATTACCGCATATGTTTTAGGTAATTACGATTGGCATACCACCTTCTATGTGATGGGCGCATTAACCTTAATTGCAACAATCTTAGTCTATTATGGTTTACGTAATGTGGAAGTATCGGGACGGAAGCGAGTCGTTAAGAGCTCACATGGTGTTAATCTTAAGCGATTGATGAGTAATGGTCCTTTTTGGTTAGTCTGTTTTTTTAATATCGCTTTGATGACCTATCTCTGGGGCCTCAATAGTTGGATTCCTACCTATCTCATGGAAGAGAAAGGATTCAATCTTAAAGAATTTGGCGCACTATCGATGATCCCTTTTATTGGGATGTTGATTGGAGAGATCGGAGGGGCGCTCTACTCAGATCGCTTTTCGATTCGTCGCGCACCGCAAGTCTTTATAGGGTTATTAGGTGCCGGGATAGCGATGTACCTAATGGTGATCGTTGAGAGCAATATACTCGTGATTACGATGATGACCATTAGCTCTTTAATGTGGGGAGTTTCTGTATCGGCCGTCTTTGCGCTTCTCTCAAATGTGAGTGATCGTGATGTAGCGACGACTGCAGGTGGGATTTTTAATGGTCTTGCTAACTTTACAAGCGCTATTGTACCGGTCTTAATCGCATATATCGTTGCCTTTTCTGGCAACTTTAATACCGGAATTATCTTTCTTGCGGGTGTTGCCGTTGCAGGATCGATCATTCTTGTCCCCTTATTGAGACGTTATTAGGGGCATTTTTAGAGCCGTAGCTTCCTATCGATCGCAATAGAGCGGAAATATTATTAAAGAAGTAACTGTAACAAAAAATACTTTATTGAGAACCCAAAGGGGATCTTATCCATAGAGATTTATTCACAAAGGAGAATAGAGATGTCTAGAGAATTTGAAACTTGGAATCGTCCAGAAGGTAAAAGTTTAGAAGAGTGGATGAATACACGAATCGCACGATTAGAAGATCGTAAGTATGATTTTGATGCACTCAAATTTCAAGCTGATTATGACCCTAAATATCGACGTGCGCAGATGCGTTATATGGGGACAGGCGCAACAGGCGTTGCATCAGATAGTAATACCGTTCCGGCAGAGAACTTTACATTTTCAACGATGGTATTACCGGCACAGTGTGAAGGGCCACTCCATCTTCATGATGATGTTGAAGAGGTCTTTTTCCTACTAAGAGGTTCTATCGAACTCTTTTTAGAAGATAAAGGGGAGAAATATTCAGTCATTCTTAAAGAGCGTGACCTGATCTCTATTCCTCCAGGAATTTATCGTGGGCTTTATAACTATACGCAAGAAGATGCCTTAATGTGTGTCATGTTGGGGACTTCAAAACCGCAGATCCCAACCTATCCTGAAGATCATCCGCTCTCTAAAGTTAAACGTAATTAAGCGGAATTAAGTGTAATTAAACGTGATTAGAGATAGATAGGTTATTCAAGATCATGAGACTTTGTACGTAGTACTAGTAACAAAAGAGATAAGAAGAAGGGATAACAAGAGGAGCTTAAATCGAATCCTAGAGGGATCGGTTTCTTAATCTGAGATGTACCGAGGATCTGTTAAAGATTTTAGGAGATATCGATTTAAGCCATCTTGACTGATGATTGAGAGGAGAAGAGATTTTATGAACCAGGTTGAGTATCAATTCGCCCCAAAGAGCGGGATCGAGTATTTAGAGAAAAAGGGAGAAGGAACACCTTTTCTGTTACTCCATGGGATTAGCTCTGGCGCATACTCATGGATTAAACAGTTACAGGATCGTGAAATATCTGCTCATCTTATCGCATGGAATGCGCCCGGATATGGGAAGAGTGAGAAGTTGATGACAGACACCCCTTTGGCTTTAGATTATGCCGATCGCCTTTTTGCATTGATCAATGAGTTGGGTTTGGAGCGCATCATATTAGTGGGGCACTCTCTTGGGGCGATGATGGCCACTGCTTTTGCTGCAAAATATCCACAATATTTAGAGCGAGTCCAACTGATTGCGCCGGCACAAGGATATGCTAAAGAAGAGGAATCTGTTAAGGCGGAAGTCTATCAGCGTCGGCCAAAATTATTAGCTCGATTAGGGAAGTTAGGGATGGCTGAGGAGCGAGGTCCTTATCTACTTGGGAATCCTTCTGCAGAGAATATGGACATCGTTCGTGAAGTCTCTCAACGTTTAACAATGGATGGTTTTACTAATGCATCTCATCTTCTTGCTTATGATTCGATCGATCGTGCATTGTCACAAATCGATCCACAATTGGAGATCGATCTCTATTTTGGCCTAAAAGATGGCATTACGCCACCAGAAGGGATGCACGCTTTAAAAACACGACACTCAAGACTCAATTTAGTTGAGGTTGCTGATGCGGGGCATCTTGCTTATATCGATGCGCCACTTTTTTTTAAAGAGAGACTCTTTGGATTGATTTAAGAGGAAAAAACGTTTACGGAGTGAGATAGGCGGATCGACCTCCTCTACTAGAGGAAGAGCGCGTTTGATATTGAGACAAGAATCATAAATGGGAAGGATTGGAAGGAAGATGAGGAGGCAGTCGATGAGTTTTGGTGTGGAGAATCGGGTCGCAATTGTGACCGGTGGATCATCTGGTATTGGTTTAGAAACGGTAAAATTACTTCTAGCAGGCGGTGCTAAAGTTGCTTGGTGTGGACGTAATCAGGCGCGTTTAGATGCCTCTTTAGAAGCGGTGAGGTTAGCATTACCTGAAATTTCGTCTAGTGATATGTTAACTATTGTCGCGGATGTGCTAGATCGTGATTCTGTGGAAGCAATGATCAACGCTGTAGTTCAACATTTTGGGGGGATCGATTTCTTAATTAATAATGCCGGGCAGGGGAAAGTCGCCTCTTTTGAAGAGACTCAAGATGAGGATTGGCTCGGAGAAGTGACTCTTAAATATTTTGGTGTCTTAAATCCTATTAAGGCGGCATTGCCTTACTTAGAGCAATCAGATATGGCCTCGATTACCAATGTGAACTCGCTATTAGCCCTAAAGCCGGAGCGGCATATGATTGCAACATCGGCAGCAAGAGCGGGCTTACTCAATTTGAGTAAGACATTGTCGCAGGAATTTGCTCAGAAAGGGGTTAATGGGATTCGGGTCAATTCGATCTTAATCGGTATGGTGGAGTCGGGGCAGTGGCGTCGTCGATATGAGGAGCGTTCAGATCGTTCTAAGAGTTGGGATGAGTGGATTGCCGGCATTGCTCAGGAGCGAGGAATCCCCATGGGGCGATTAGGTAAGGCTGAAGAGGCGGCACGAGCGTTACTCTTTTTAGCATCACCGATGTCTTCCTATACAACGGGGTCAGTTGTTGATGTCTCAGGTGGCTTCAGTCGAGAGATTTGATCCAATTGCTCCATAAAATAATCAATAAGTAGTATCGGTAGAAGCGCAATAGAGAGCAATTGATATATAGAGAACA
Protein-coding regions in this window:
- a CDS encoding SDR family oxidoreductase, producing the protein MRALLEGKKIVITGAARGLGYDFTRAALEAGATVLMVDILEDHLKERAESLQAEGLPASYIVADLSLPEAIDKVAEEVEQAWSYVDGLINCAALATGVGGVDMMNYDPDLWDRVMTINVKGTWLMTQAMVPFLKRSDQGRVVNIASDTALWGAPKLMAYTASKGAILAMTRSMARELGEFNITVNSLSPGLTLVEATAYVPAERHSLYVNGRAIQREQLPEDVSGTALYLLSDLASFVTGQNIPVNGGFVFN
- a CDS encoding VOC family protein translates to MLNGIKTLKFGVEDIAKSKQYLADFGLKEVESDIERAAKYQLGNGSSIYVFAIDDERLPPAFEAGSTLREVTWAVNRYQDIELLAERLQSEPGYHFADGVVQCQDPNGMTLRFEEFVLKADLEATSLPINQFGRINRVNAPSPVYEKADPVAIGHVVFFTPDLEKTQKFYEEKLGFYLSDAYRGRGAFMRCAAEGWHHDLFLLKLPQRETTGLNHVAFVVRDIHEVIGGGLNMNRLKWDSFIGPGRHPVSSAYFWYVHSPLGGAFEYYTNDDYVTPAWTPRVYDYALELFTEWAIEGGLDHETRRQVKES
- a CDS encoding NAD(P)/FAD-dependent oxidoreductase; the protein is MERVVIIGGGQASAWAAYTLREEGFEGEIAVISDESQLFYERPPLSKQVLLGEMDHQNLHFFPPEKIAALNLILYGPLSATKIDRDKKVVTLSDGSSLLYDKLLIATGSQARVPVDAWRSLPNLFTLRTVEDSLALQRALPSIKSLAIIGGGWIGLEIAASLRQQGCAVTLLELGERLCARSVSVEVSDFIESLHQEEGIELCFECGTLDIVEENGALTIIQNGRKWRSFDAVVVGAGAHINKELAVEAGLDVRDGIVVDHYCQTSDPHIYAAGDVAIHPDLGFSVQSWANAQHQGVIAAKAMLGAEKATPYRETPWLWSDQYDCNIQILGTPVGLDRTEVVIRDSAPRQKSFFYLTPEGKLQYLVSINDARVVQIAKRWIKADRTLEAVEIGDPAFNVMKLR
- a CDS encoding MFS transporter, producing MKEALAERLPFVPKNLIVHWTPATVLMICVVLAFFDKISIAVLFSDPAFQETMGVVEDKSRLGWLMTSFLLSYGFSSVFLSFLGDLFSPKKLIFWSVLSWGILMLIMGFTTTYEGMLINRILLGIAEGPLFALCYSIVKLCYSDKEQARASTMFILGTPIGAALGFPITAYVLGNYDWHTTFYVMGALTLIATILVYYGLRNVEVSGRKRVVKSSHGVNLKRLMSNGPFWLVCFFNIALMTYLWGLNSWIPTYLMEEKGFNLKEFGALSMIPFIGMLIGEIGGALYSDRFSIRRAPQVFIGLLGAGIAMYLMVIVESNILVITMMTISSLMWGVSVSAVFALLSNVSDRDVATTAGGIFNGLANFTSAIVPVLIAYIVAFSGNFNTGIIFLAGVAVAGSIILVPLLRRY
- a CDS encoding cupin domain-containing protein translates to MSREFETWNRPEGKSLEEWMNTRIARLEDRKYDFDALKFQADYDPKYRRAQMRYMGTGATGVASDSNTVPAENFTFSTMVLPAQCEGPLHLHDDVEEVFFLLRGSIELFLEDKGEKYSVILKERDLISIPPGIYRGLYNYTQEDALMCVMLGTSKPQIPTYPEDHPLSKVKRN
- a CDS encoding alpha/beta fold hydrolase; the protein is MNQVEYQFAPKSGIEYLEKKGEGTPFLLLHGISSGAYSWIKQLQDREISAHLIAWNAPGYGKSEKLMTDTPLALDYADRLFALINELGLERIILVGHSLGAMMATAFAAKYPQYLERVQLIAPAQGYAKEEESVKAEVYQRRPKLLARLGKLGMAEERGPYLLGNPSAENMDIVREVSQRLTMDGFTNASHLLAYDSIDRALSQIDPQLEIDLYFGLKDGITPPEGMHALKTRHSRLNLVEVADAGHLAYIDAPLFFKERLFGLI
- a CDS encoding SDR family oxidoreductase; protein product: MSFGVENRVAIVTGGSSGIGLETVKLLLAGGAKVAWCGRNQARLDASLEAVRLALPEISSSDMLTIVADVLDRDSVEAMINAVVQHFGGIDFLINNAGQGKVASFEETQDEDWLGEVTLKYFGVLNPIKAALPYLEQSDMASITNVNSLLALKPERHMIATSAARAGLLNLSKTLSQEFAQKGVNGIRVNSILIGMVESGQWRRRYEERSDRSKSWDEWIAGIAQERGIPMGRLGKAEEAARALLFLASPMSSYTTGSVVDVSGGFSREI